In Rissa tridactyla isolate bRisTri1 chromosome 2, bRisTri1.patW.cur.20221130, whole genome shotgun sequence, a single window of DNA contains:
- the YTHDF3 gene encoding YTH domain-containing family protein 3 isoform X2 has translation MSDPYMPSYYAPSIGFPYSLGEAAWSTAGDPPMPYLTTYGQMSNGEHHYIPDGVFSQPGALGNTPPFLGQHGFNFFPGNADFSTWGTSGSQGQSTQSSAYSSSYGYPPSSLGRAIADGQAGFGSDTLSKVPGISSIEQGMTGLKIGGDMTAAVTKTVGSALSSTGMTSIAANSVPPVSSSAPKPTSWAAIARKPAKPQPKLKPKGNVGIGGPAVPPPPIKHNMNIGTWDDKGSVVKAPPAQPVLPPQTIIQQPQPLIQPPPLVQSQLPQQQPQPQQPQQQQGPQQQAQPHQLQQQQLQNRWVAPRNRGVGFSQNNGAGSENFGLGVVSVSSSPSGVEVHPVLEKLKAINNYNPKDFDWNLKNGRVFIIKSYSEDDIHRSIKYSIWCSTEHGNKRLDAAYRSLNGKGPLYLLFSVNGSGHFCGVAEMKSVVDYNAYAGVWSQDKWKGKFDVKWIFVKDVPNNQLRHIRLENNDNKPVTNSRDTQEVPLEKAKQVLKIIATFKHTTSIFDDFAHYEKRQEEEEAMRRERNRNKQ, from the exons ATGTCAGACCCATATATGCCTAGTTATTATGCTCCATCCATTGGATTCCCATACTCTTTAGGCGAAGCAGCATGGTCAACTGCAGGCGACCCTCCAATGCCATACTTGACAACTTATGGACAGATGAGTAATGGTGAACACCATTACATACCTGATGGTGTATTTAGTCAACCTGGGGCATTAGGAAATACCCCTCCATTTCTTGGGCAgcatggatttaatttttttcctgggaatgCAGACTTCTCTACATGGGGGACAAGTGGATCTCAGGGACAATCAACGCAAAGCTCTGCTTACAGCAGCAGCTATGGCTATCCGCCTAGTTCTCTTGGGAGAGCCATAGCAGATGGACAGGCTGGATTTGGCAGTGATACTCTGAGCAAGGTGCCTGGGATTAGCAGCATTGAGCAAGGCATGACCGGACTGAAAATTGGTGGAGATATGACGGCTGCTGTAACAAAAACTGTAGGTTCAGCTCTGAGCAGTACAGGTATGACAAGCATTGCAGCAAACAGCGTGCCCCCAGTTAGCAGTTCAGCGCCTAAACCAACCTCATGGGCTGCCATTGCAAGGAAGCCTGCTAAACCTCAACCGAAACTCAAGCCTAAAGGTAATGTGGGCATTGGGGGCCCTGCTGTGCCGCCACCACCTATAAAACACAACATGAATATTGGAACTTGGGATGACAAAGGGTCAGTGGTAAAAGCACCCCCAGCCCAACCAGTACTGCCTCCTCAGACTATAATCCAGCAGCCTCAGCCATTAATTCAACCACCGCCACTGGTGCAAAGCCAACTGCCTCAACAGCAGCCTCAGCCACAGCAACCACAACAGCAACAAGGACCTCAGCAGCAGGCCCAGCCTCACCAgttgcagcagcaacagctgcaAAACCGCTGGGTAGCTCCTCGTAATAGGGGTGTAGGCTTCAGCCAGAACAATGGAGCTGGTAGTGAGAACTTTGGTTTAGGTGTTGTATCCGTCAGCTCCTCACCTTCTGGTGTGGAAGTGCACCCAGTGCTGGAGAAACTAAAGGCCATAAACAACTACAATCCCAAAGACTTCGATTGGAATCTGAAGAATGGACGTGTGTTTATAATCAAAAGTTATTCAGAGGACGATATTCACCGCTCCATTAAGTACTCTATCTGGTGTAGTACTGAACATGGTAATAAGCGCTTGGATGCTGCTTACCGTTCCCTGAATGGAAAAGGCCCACTCTATTTACTCTTCAGTGTGAATGGCAGTGGACACTTTTGTGGAGTGGCTGAGATGAAGTCTGTTGTGGACTACAATGCATATGCTGGTGTCTGGTCTCAGGATAAGTGGAAGGGGAAGTTTGATGTCAAATGGATCTTTGTCAAAGACGTTCCCAATAACCAACTGCGGCATATTCGCTTGGAAAACAATGACAACAAACCGGTTACCAATTCGAGGGACACTCAAGAGGTACCCCTAGAAAAAGCCAAGCAAGTGCTTAAAATAATTGCTACTTTCAAGCATACCACCTCAATCTTTGATGACTTTGCACATTATGAGAAGCgtcaagaggaggaggaagccatGCGTAGG gagagaaatagaaacaaacaaTAA
- the YTHDF3 gene encoding YTH domain-containing family protein 3 isoform X1, which translates to MSATSVDQRPKGQGNKVSVQNGSIHQKDAVNDDDFEPYLSSQTNQSNSYPPMSDPYMPSYYAPSIGFPYSLGEAAWSTAGDPPMPYLTTYGQMSNGEHHYIPDGVFSQPGALGNTPPFLGQHGFNFFPGNADFSTWGTSGSQGQSTQSSAYSSSYGYPPSSLGRAIADGQAGFGSDTLSKVPGISSIEQGMTGLKIGGDMTAAVTKTVGSALSSTGMTSIAANSVPPVSSSAPKPTSWAAIARKPAKPQPKLKPKGNVGIGGPAVPPPPIKHNMNIGTWDDKGSVVKAPPAQPVLPPQTIIQQPQPLIQPPPLVQSQLPQQQPQPQQPQQQQGPQQQAQPHQLQQQQLQNRWVAPRNRGVGFSQNNGAGSENFGLGVVSVSSSPSGVEVHPVLEKLKAINNYNPKDFDWNLKNGRVFIIKSYSEDDIHRSIKYSIWCSTEHGNKRLDAAYRSLNGKGPLYLLFSVNGSGHFCGVAEMKSVVDYNAYAGVWSQDKWKGKFDVKWIFVKDVPNNQLRHIRLENNDNKPVTNSRDTQEVPLEKAKQVLKIIATFKHTTSIFDDFAHYEKRQEEEEAMRRERNRNKQ; encoded by the exons ATGTCAGCCACCAGCGTCGACCAG AGACCTAAAGGACAGGGAAATAAAG TTTCAGTACAAAACGGTTCGATTCATCAAAAGGATGCAGTAAATGATGATGATTTTGAGCCATATCTAAGTAGTCAGACAAATCAG agTAACAGCTATCCACCAATGTCAGACCCATATATGCCTAGTTATTATGCTCCATCCATTGGATTCCCATACTCTTTAGGCGAAGCAGCATGGTCAACTGCAGGCGACCCTCCAATGCCATACTTGACAACTTATGGACAGATGAGTAATGGTGAACACCATTACATACCTGATGGTGTATTTAGTCAACCTGGGGCATTAGGAAATACCCCTCCATTTCTTGGGCAgcatggatttaatttttttcctgggaatgCAGACTTCTCTACATGGGGGACAAGTGGATCTCAGGGACAATCAACGCAAAGCTCTGCTTACAGCAGCAGCTATGGCTATCCGCCTAGTTCTCTTGGGAGAGCCATAGCAGATGGACAGGCTGGATTTGGCAGTGATACTCTGAGCAAGGTGCCTGGGATTAGCAGCATTGAGCAAGGCATGACCGGACTGAAAATTGGTGGAGATATGACGGCTGCTGTAACAAAAACTGTAGGTTCAGCTCTGAGCAGTACAGGTATGACAAGCATTGCAGCAAACAGCGTGCCCCCAGTTAGCAGTTCAGCGCCTAAACCAACCTCATGGGCTGCCATTGCAAGGAAGCCTGCTAAACCTCAACCGAAACTCAAGCCTAAAGGTAATGTGGGCATTGGGGGCCCTGCTGTGCCGCCACCACCTATAAAACACAACATGAATATTGGAACTTGGGATGACAAAGGGTCAGTGGTAAAAGCACCCCCAGCCCAACCAGTACTGCCTCCTCAGACTATAATCCAGCAGCCTCAGCCATTAATTCAACCACCGCCACTGGTGCAAAGCCAACTGCCTCAACAGCAGCCTCAGCCACAGCAACCACAACAGCAACAAGGACCTCAGCAGCAGGCCCAGCCTCACCAgttgcagcagcaacagctgcaAAACCGCTGGGTAGCTCCTCGTAATAGGGGTGTAGGCTTCAGCCAGAACAATGGAGCTGGTAGTGAGAACTTTGGTTTAGGTGTTGTATCCGTCAGCTCCTCACCTTCTGGTGTGGAAGTGCACCCAGTGCTGGAGAAACTAAAGGCCATAAACAACTACAATCCCAAAGACTTCGATTGGAATCTGAAGAATGGACGTGTGTTTATAATCAAAAGTTATTCAGAGGACGATATTCACCGCTCCATTAAGTACTCTATCTGGTGTAGTACTGAACATGGTAATAAGCGCTTGGATGCTGCTTACCGTTCCCTGAATGGAAAAGGCCCACTCTATTTACTCTTCAGTGTGAATGGCAGTGGACACTTTTGTGGAGTGGCTGAGATGAAGTCTGTTGTGGACTACAATGCATATGCTGGTGTCTGGTCTCAGGATAAGTGGAAGGGGAAGTTTGATGTCAAATGGATCTTTGTCAAAGACGTTCCCAATAACCAACTGCGGCATATTCGCTTGGAAAACAATGACAACAAACCGGTTACCAATTCGAGGGACACTCAAGAGGTACCCCTAGAAAAAGCCAAGCAAGTGCTTAAAATAATTGCTACTTTCAAGCATACCACCTCAATCTTTGATGACTTTGCACATTATGAGAAGCgtcaagaggaggaggaagccatGCGTAGG gagagaaatagaaacaaacaaTAA